One window from the genome of Haloprofundus halobius encodes:
- a CDS encoding Zn-ribbon domain-containing OB-fold protein — MSESPSPPRFPATRCPDCSLLYGHEAYVCRECGSETFEEAPLDGNGTVYARTTIRVPGSGQQGKEPFEVAVVDVGGAESVRVTARIEDNPGVGPDDPVEFVERREGVFYFRAA, encoded by the coding sequence ATGTCTGAGTCGCCGTCGCCTCCGCGATTTCCGGCGACACGATGTCCCGACTGCAGTCTGCTCTACGGCCACGAAGCGTACGTCTGCCGCGAGTGCGGGTCCGAGACGTTCGAGGAGGCGCCACTCGACGGGAACGGGACGGTGTACGCGCGGACGACGATTCGGGTCCCGGGGTCCGGCCAGCAGGGCAAGGAACCGTTCGAGGTGGCCGTCGTCGACGTCGGCGGCGCGGAGTCCGTGCGGGTGACTGCCCGAATCGAAGACAACCCCGGAGTCGGCCCCGACGACCCCGTCGAGTTCGTCGAACGGCGCGAGGGCGTCTTCTACTTCCGAGCGGCATAG
- a CDS encoding ornithine cyclodeaminase family protein: MKTLLLNSEDVHHNARMPELIRAIEDAFAAYERGDAQMPPKSYIDLPQYNGDFRSMPAYLEAKEWDAAGIKWVNVHTDNPGDHDLPTVMGTMIYSDPETAFPLAIMDGTELTMQRTGAAAAVATDHLAVEDATSMGIVGAGVQSYTQLRAISEVRPIEEVVVSDLDEERVARFLDTFEEEFDIRAGSIEETASCDVLSTVTPVESPIVPREAVGDHTHINAMGADAEGKHELADEVLLDAKLVIDDYEQTTHSGEINVPYNAGVLDDDDIYGQIGEIVVGKKDGRTADDGITVFDSTGLAIQDVAAAHVVYEHADENDNGYPFDLLGLGK; encoded by the coding sequence ATGAAGACGCTGCTCCTCAACAGCGAGGACGTACACCACAACGCCCGGATGCCGGAACTCATCCGGGCAATCGAGGACGCCTTCGCCGCCTACGAGCGCGGCGACGCGCAGATGCCCCCCAAGTCCTACATCGACCTGCCGCAGTACAACGGCGACTTCCGGTCGATGCCCGCGTACTTGGAGGCGAAAGAGTGGGACGCCGCGGGCATCAAGTGGGTGAACGTCCACACCGACAACCCCGGCGACCACGACCTTCCCACCGTCATGGGGACGATGATCTACTCGGACCCCGAGACGGCGTTCCCGCTCGCCATCATGGACGGCACCGAGTTGACGATGCAGCGCACCGGCGCGGCCGCCGCCGTCGCCACCGATCACCTCGCCGTCGAGGACGCCACGTCGATGGGAATCGTCGGCGCGGGCGTCCAGTCGTACACGCAACTGCGGGCGATTTCCGAAGTTCGACCCATCGAGGAAGTCGTCGTCTCCGACCTCGACGAGGAGCGCGTCGCGCGCTTCCTCGACACCTTCGAGGAGGAGTTCGACATCCGCGCGGGTAGCATCGAGGAGACCGCGTCCTGTGACGTGCTCTCGACGGTGACGCCCGTCGAGTCGCCCATCGTCCCTCGCGAGGCCGTCGGCGACCACACCCACATCAACGCGATGGGTGCCGACGCCGAAGGCAAACACGAACTCGCCGACGAGGTGCTCCTCGACGCGAAACTCGTCATCGACGACTACGAGCAGACGACCCACTCCGGCGAGATCAACGTCCCGTACAACGCGGGCGTCCTCGACGACGACGACATCTACGGCCAGATAGGTGAGATCGTCGTCGGCAAGAAGGACGGTCGCACCGCCGACGACGGCATCACCGTCTTCGACTCGACGGGTCTGGCGATTCAGGACGTCGCCGCCGCGCACGTCGTCTACGAGCACGCCGACGAGAACGACAACGGCTACCCGTTCGACCTGTTGGGTCTGGGCAAGTAA
- a CDS encoding acyl-CoA synthetase, with amino-acid sequence MTTYERLRDSFSWDDVWDGFDWDGPERFNVAHETVCRHVGSGPAVYWEGAAEGERETLTYADLDERSAQVANALESLGVDRGEPVATLVPRLPELYPTFLGIWRRGAVYVPLFTAFGPNAIEVRAADAGVKTVFTTTDYREKIAAVEDTVGIENVVVIDCEGDGADASDDGDGDDIGNGIGGDDLDYETLVGDQFTTYETAETAADDLCTLEYTSGTTGPPKGCELTHRVLAALYPYLQCSMDLGDDETVWGAADPGWMYGLLTAGIAPVSAGVPNVLYEGEFDPEAWYGVMERYGVTSLATSPTAYRGLLAAGDAHESYDLSLRKGNSAGEPLNPEVMRWFDEELGVTVYDHYGVTECGMVAGNHHACEMDVKPGSMGRPLPGFDVRVVDPETGTETDADEVGELAVARGESTYFRGYWNEPQKTAAAWVEREGRELFLTGDAAERDGDDYLWFVGRADDVILSSGYRIGPFEVESTLLEHEAVAEAAVVGVPDEKRGELVKAYVVTTEGTAHDDELAASIREFVRERLAKHAYPREIEFLDELPKTSSGKIRRVELREDEA; translated from the coding sequence ATGACGACGTACGAACGACTCCGCGATTCCTTCTCGTGGGACGATGTCTGGGACGGCTTCGACTGGGACGGCCCCGAGCGGTTCAACGTCGCCCACGAGACGGTCTGTCGGCACGTCGGCTCCGGACCGGCCGTCTACTGGGAGGGCGCTGCGGAGGGCGAGCGCGAGACGCTGACCTACGCCGACCTCGACGAGCGGAGCGCACAGGTCGCCAACGCCCTCGAATCGCTGGGCGTCGACCGCGGCGAGCCGGTGGCGACGCTCGTGCCCCGACTCCCCGAACTCTACCCGACGTTTCTGGGCATCTGGCGGCGCGGCGCAGTATACGTGCCGCTGTTCACCGCGTTCGGGCCGAACGCCATCGAGGTCCGCGCGGCCGATGCGGGCGTGAAGACGGTGTTTACCACGACCGACTATCGCGAGAAGATCGCTGCTGTCGAGGACACGGTGGGAATTGAGAACGTCGTCGTCATCGATTGCGAGGGCGATGGAGCCGACGCCAGCGACGACGGCGACGGCGACGACATCGGCAACGGCATCGGCGGCGACGACCTCGACTACGAGACGCTCGTCGGTGACCAGTTCACGACGTACGAGACCGCCGAGACCGCCGCGGACGACCTCTGCACGCTGGAGTACACGAGCGGGACGACCGGGCCGCCGAAGGGCTGTGAACTCACTCATCGAGTACTGGCGGCGCTCTACCCCTACCTGCAGTGCTCGATGGACCTCGGCGACGACGAGACGGTGTGGGGCGCGGCCGACCCCGGCTGGATGTACGGGCTGTTGACGGCGGGCATCGCCCCCGTGAGCGCGGGGGTCCCGAATGTCCTCTACGAGGGCGAGTTCGACCCCGAGGCGTGGTACGGGGTGATGGAGCGCTACGGCGTGACGAGCCTCGCGACGAGCCCGACCGCCTATCGCGGGCTGCTGGCCGCCGGCGACGCCCACGAGTCGTACGACCTCTCGCTGCGGAAGGGGAACAGCGCGGGCGAGCCGCTGAATCCGGAGGTGATGCGGTGGTTCGACGAGGAGCTCGGCGTCACCGTCTACGACCACTACGGCGTCACCGAGTGCGGGATGGTCGCGGGCAACCACCACGCCTGCGAGATGGACGTCAAACCGGGGAGTATGGGCCGACCGCTCCCCGGCTTCGACGTTCGCGTCGTCGACCCGGAGACGGGTACCGAAACCGACGCCGACGAGGTCGGCGAACTCGCCGTCGCTCGCGGCGAGTCGACCTACTTCCGCGGCTACTGGAACGAACCGCAGAAGACCGCCGCGGCGTGGGTCGAACGCGAGGGCCGGGAGCTGTTTCTGACCGGCGACGCCGCCGAACGCGACGGCGACGACTACCTCTGGTTCGTCGGCCGCGCCGACGACGTTATCCTCTCGTCGGGTTACCGCATCGGCCCCTTCGAGGTCGAGAGTACGCTGCTCGAACACGAGGCCGTCGCCGAGGCGGCCGTCGTCGGCGTCCCCGACGAGAAACGCGGCGAACTCGTGAAGGCGTACGTCGTCACTACTGAGGGAACCGCTCACGACGACGAGTTGGCCGCTTCGATTCGGGAGTTCGTCCGCGAGCGACTCGCCAAACACGCCTACCCCAGAGAGATCGAGTTCCTCGACGAACTCCCCAAGACGTCGAGTGGGAAGATTCGCCGCGTCGAACTCCGCGAAGACGAAGCGTAG
- a CDS encoding short-chain fatty acid transporter, which translates to MALTDPIKRLGEWFADIAMEYVPDPYVLVIVLTFIAAVGALLVGTSPTGVMDAWFGGVWTLLVFMAQFSLTLMVGDAIAKSPAVSRLLQRIAGLPNSQFSAVALTSFVAMLAGLISWAIGLIVGAVIARQVAFRGKEKGLKLHYPLLIAAGYTALMIWHSGITTSSGLIMADPAAIPSTFPEYAQEGIPLSETIGSLVNIVTVVLMLAVIPLVMGSLHPEGTEKITELPDDVYDEISNGLQTTDDTPDPGVATDGGVAAQAQPQPQTRTTVADRLNHSRILGLIIALFPAYYFLSDVLQSGLGAINLDTINAFFIFCAIVLWVTPKRIVNQMDDSVKNVAGILFQFPFYAGIAGLLTGTALAAVISGFFADISTPLTWPVLGLISAGIVNVFVPSGGGQWVAQGPILLETTRELGMPLYTAVVIEMMGDQLTNMIQPFWAVPALALAKLRARDILGYTTVAMVAGFIIMAITMTLFLGMGIGA; encoded by the coding sequence ATGGCACTTACTGACCCGATTAAACGATTAGGCGAATGGTTTGCGGATATCGCGATGGAGTACGTTCCGGATCCGTACGTTCTCGTCATCGTACTCACGTTCATCGCGGCGGTGGGCGCGCTCCTGGTCGGCACGTCGCCGACGGGTGTGATGGACGCGTGGTTCGGCGGCGTCTGGACGCTTCTGGTGTTCATGGCGCAGTTCTCGCTGACGCTGATGGTCGGTGACGCCATCGCGAAATCGCCGGCGGTGTCGAGGCTGTTGCAGCGAATCGCCGGACTGCCGAACTCGCAGTTCTCGGCCGTCGCGCTCACGTCCTTCGTCGCGATGCTCGCCGGCCTCATCTCGTGGGCCATCGGTCTCATCGTCGGTGCGGTCATCGCCCGCCAAGTCGCCTTTAGGGGCAAGGAGAAGGGGCTCAAACTCCACTATCCGCTTCTCATCGCTGCGGGCTACACCGCACTCATGATCTGGCACTCCGGCATCACCACGTCGAGCGGACTCATCATGGCGGACCCCGCCGCCATCCCGTCGACGTTCCCCGAGTACGCTCAGGAGGGTATTCCGCTGAGTGAGACCATCGGGAGTCTCGTCAACATCGTCACCGTCGTGTTGATGCTCGCGGTCATCCCGCTGGTCATGGGGAGTCTCCACCCGGAGGGAACCGAGAAGATAACCGAACTGCCCGACGACGTTTACGACGAGATCTCGAACGGACTCCAGACGACAGACGACACCCCCGACCCCGGCGTCGCCACCGACGGCGGCGTCGCTGCGCAGGCACAGCCACAACCGCAGACACGGACGACGGTGGCGGACCGACTCAACCACTCGCGGATACTCGGGTTGATTATCGCGCTGTTCCCGGCGTACTACTTTCTCTCCGACGTTCTCCAGAGTGGACTCGGTGCGATAAACCTCGACACCATCAACGCGTTCTTCATCTTCTGCGCCATCGTGCTCTGGGTGACCCCGAAGCGCATCGTCAACCAGATGGACGACAGCGTCAAGAACGTCGCCGGGATTCTCTTCCAGTTCCCCTTCTACGCGGGTATCGCCGGACTGCTCACCGGGACGGCGCTCGCCGCCGTCATCTCGGGCTTCTTCGCGGACATCTCGACCCCGCTGACGTGGCCGGTGCTCGGGCTCATCAGCGCGGGTATCGTCAACGTGTTCGTCCCCTCCGGCGGGGGTCAGTGGGTCGCACAGGGACCGATTCTCCTTGAGACGACTCGGGAACTGGGTATGCCGCTGTACACCGCCGTCGTCATCGAGATGATGGGCGACCAGCTGACGAACATGATCCAGCCGTTCTGGGCGGTGCCGGCGCTTGCGCTGGCGAAACTGCGCGCCCGCGACATCCTCGGCTACACCACCGTCGCGATGGTCGCCGGGTTCATCATCATGGCCATCACGATGACGCTGTTCCTCGGCATGGGTATCGGCGCGTAG
- a CDS encoding thiolase domain-containing protein has translation MNDVCVVGMGSTEFGVRDERIKELGITAVARALRSCDIDREDVDALYLGNFVAGMLEGQETLAPLVADSVGLSGIPTMKTEGACASSGIAFRQAYQAIRTGVHDIVVVAGVERMTNAETPEFTRALGSAADHGTDGATGLTFPGFYGLVLDRYMYEYGATREQVAAVSVKNRRNGASNPRARFRSPVTVEDVVESRLVADPLRLYDCCPAADGGAAVVLASAEVAESFTSAPIPVLGSGHATGRSAAYRYDDLTTLEATTLAAEEAYDAAGLSPSDVDVVELHDCFSAAEIGDSEDLGFFEKGEGAAAVAEGRTAVDGELPINPSGGLLAKGHPVGATGIGQVYEVCLQLLGEHENQVDGAEVGLAHNLGGSGAVSTVTVLGGPSHV, from the coding sequence ATGAATGACGTGTGTGTCGTTGGCATGGGCTCGACCGAGTTCGGCGTCCGCGACGAACGCATCAAAGAACTCGGAATCACGGCGGTCGCGCGGGCGCTACGCTCCTGTGACATCGACAGAGAGGACGTCGACGCGCTGTACCTCGGTAACTTCGTCGCTGGGATGCTGGAGGGACAGGAGACGCTCGCACCGCTCGTCGCCGACAGCGTCGGCCTCTCGGGGATTCCGACGATGAAAACCGAAGGCGCGTGCGCGAGTTCGGGCATCGCGTTCAGACAGGCGTATCAGGCGATTCGGACCGGCGTCCACGACATCGTCGTCGTCGCGGGCGTCGAACGGATGACGAACGCCGAGACGCCGGAGTTCACCCGCGCGCTCGGCAGCGCCGCCGACCACGGCACCGACGGGGCGACCGGGCTGACGTTTCCGGGCTTCTACGGCCTCGTGCTCGACCGCTACATGTACGAGTACGGTGCGACTCGCGAACAGGTCGCCGCCGTCTCGGTGAAAAATCGGAGAAACGGCGCGTCGAACCCGCGTGCGCGGTTCCGGTCGCCGGTGACCGTCGAGGACGTCGTCGAATCGCGACTCGTCGCGGACCCACTTCGCCTCTACGACTGCTGTCCCGCCGCCGACGGCGGCGCGGCGGTCGTTCTCGCGTCCGCGGAGGTCGCCGAGTCGTTCACGAGCGCGCCGATACCCGTACTCGGCAGCGGTCACGCGACGGGCCGAAGCGCCGCCTACCGCTACGACGACCTGACGACGCTCGAAGCCACGACGCTCGCCGCCGAGGAGGCGTACGACGCGGCCGGTCTCTCCCCGTCGGACGTCGACGTCGTCGAGCTTCACGACTGCTTCTCGGCCGCCGAAATCGGCGACTCCGAGGACCTCGGTTTCTTCGAGAAGGGCGAGGGCGCGGCCGCCGTCGCGGAGGGTCGAACCGCCGTCGACGGCGAACTCCCAATCAACCCGAGCGGCGGATTACTTGCGAAGGGTCACCCGGTCGGTGCGACAGGTATCGGCCAAGTTTACGAGGTGTGTCTGCAGTTGCTTGGCGAACACGAGAATCAGGTCGACGGGGCCGAGGTCGGACTGGCACACAACCTCGGCGGCAGCGGTGCGGTGAGCACCGTTACGGTGCTCGGAGGGCCGTCGCATGTCTGA
- the thsB gene encoding thermosome subunit beta, with product MIILGEDSQRVKDRDAQAYNIRAARAVAEAVRSTLGPKGMDKMLVDSMGDVTVTNDGVTILKEMDIDNPTAEMIIEVAETQEDEAGDGTTTAVAIAGELLKNAEDLLEQDIHPTAVIKGYNLASEKAREEVDNIATRVDPDDEELLKKVAETSMTGKGAELNKEVLANLVVGAVQQVTVEANDGSHVVDMENVKIETQTGRSAGDSELLRGAVINKDPVHDDMPVDFDEADILLLNEAIEVEEAGVDTNVSIDSPDQLQQFLDQEEEQLKKKVDQIVDSGADVVFCQKGIDDLAQHYLAKQGVLAIRRTKKSDIEFLKNVVGGSVVTDLDDIGDADLGFGSVRRDEEDELFYVEGEDAHGVTLLLRGSTDHVVDELERGIKDALDVVATTVSDGRVLAGGGAIEVELASRLRDYADSVSGREQLAVEAFADALELVPRVLAENAGLDAIDTLVDLRAAHEDGDVRAGLNAFTGDVEDTFEAGIVEPAHAKEQALSSATEAANLVLKIDDIIAAGDLSTGGNDDEEGGAPGGMGGMGGMGGMGGAM from the coding sequence ATGATCATTCTCGGAGAGGATTCCCAGCGCGTCAAGGACCGCGACGCGCAGGCGTACAACATTCGCGCCGCCCGCGCGGTAGCGGAGGCCGTCCGCTCCACACTCGGCCCGAAGGGGATGGACAAGATGCTCGTCGACTCGATGGGCGACGTCACCGTCACGAACGACGGCGTCACCATCCTCAAAGAGATGGACATCGACAATCCGACGGCCGAGATGATTATCGAAGTCGCCGAGACCCAGGAGGACGAGGCCGGCGACGGAACGACGACGGCCGTCGCCATCGCGGGCGAACTCCTGAAGAACGCCGAGGACCTCCTCGAACAGGATATCCACCCGACGGCGGTCATCAAAGGCTACAACCTCGCCAGCGAGAAGGCGCGTGAGGAAGTCGACAACATCGCGACGCGAGTCGATCCCGACGACGAAGAACTGCTGAAGAAGGTCGCCGAGACCTCGATGACGGGCAAGGGCGCGGAACTCAACAAGGAGGTGCTCGCGAACCTCGTCGTCGGCGCGGTCCAGCAGGTCACCGTCGAGGCCAACGACGGTTCGCACGTCGTCGACATGGAGAACGTCAAGATCGAGACGCAGACCGGTCGCTCCGCCGGCGACTCCGAACTGCTCCGCGGCGCGGTCATCAACAAAGACCCCGTCCACGACGACATGCCCGTCGACTTCGACGAGGCGGACATCCTGCTGCTCAACGAGGCTATCGAGGTCGAGGAGGCCGGCGTCGACACGAACGTCAGCATCGACAGCCCCGACCAGCTCCAGCAGTTCCTCGACCAGGAGGAGGAACAGCTGAAGAAGAAGGTCGACCAGATCGTCGACTCCGGCGCTGACGTCGTCTTCTGTCAGAAGGGTATCGACGACCTCGCCCAGCACTACCTCGCCAAACAGGGCGTGCTGGCGATTCGCCGGACGAAGAAGTCCGACATCGAGTTCCTCAAGAACGTCGTCGGCGGCAGCGTCGTCACCGATCTCGACGACATCGGCGACGCCGACCTCGGCTTCGGCTCGGTCCGCCGCGACGAGGAGGACGAACTGTTCTACGTCGAGGGTGAGGACGCCCACGGCGTGACGCTGCTGCTCCGCGGTTCCACCGACCACGTCGTCGACGAACTGGAGCGCGGCATCAAGGACGCGCTCGACGTCGTCGCCACCACCGTCTCCGACGGCCGCGTGCTCGCCGGCGGCGGCGCTATCGAAGTCGAACTCGCCTCCCGACTCCGCGACTACGCCGACTCGGTCTCCGGCCGCGAGCAGCTCGCGGTCGAGGCGTTTGCCGACGCGCTCGAACTCGTCCCGCGCGTCCTCGCCGAGAACGCCGGTCTCGACGCCATCGACACGCTCGTCGACCTCCGCGCGGCCCACGAGGACGGCGACGTGCGCGCCGGTCTGAACGCCTTCACGGGCGACGTCGAGGACACCTTCGAGGCGGGCATCGTCGAACCCGCCCACGCGAAGGAGCAGGCGCTCTCGTCTGCCACCGAGGCCGCGAACCTCGTGCTGAAGATCGACGACATCATCGCCGCGGGCGACCTCTCGACCGGCGGCAACGACGACGAGGAAGGCGGCGCACCCGGCGGCATGGGTGGCATGGGCGGTATGGGCGGCATGGGCGGTGCAATGTAA
- a CDS encoding enoyl-CoA hydratase/isomerase family protein, with product MTEHVSYEFADGLSTIRLDRPEKLNAMTLDMWDAVADGVRRADDDGARTIVLTGNGRTFCAGDDIESLADIENPRDARKLADTVLGCFGAIERSPVPVIAKANGSAYGGGFELLISADLTVVPNDAVFALPETRIGAYPFYGAKRLARLVGRQRAADLALTGRELGAGEAVEWGLFARAVDESDLDDAVSDVVAALKRSSPASLETTKTWLNASLRFAGEDEAMRNGLGYLFSGPDAREGARSFLENRDPDFVA from the coding sequence ATGACTGAACACGTCAGTTACGAGTTCGCCGACGGCCTGAGCACGATTCGACTCGACCGACCCGAGAAACTGAACGCGATGACGTTGGATATGTGGGACGCCGTCGCCGACGGAGTGCGGCGTGCCGACGACGACGGCGCCCGCACGATCGTCCTCACCGGCAACGGCCGCACGTTCTGCGCTGGCGACGACATCGAGTCGCTCGCCGACATCGAGAACCCGCGAGACGCCCGCAAACTCGCGGATACGGTACTCGGCTGCTTCGGCGCTATCGAGCGCTCGCCGGTCCCGGTCATCGCGAAGGCGAACGGGTCGGCATACGGCGGCGGCTTCGAGTTACTCATCTCGGCGGATCTCACGGTCGTCCCGAACGACGCCGTCTTCGCGCTCCCCGAGACGCGCATCGGCGCGTATCCCTTCTACGGCGCGAAGCGGCTTGCCCGCCTCGTCGGTCGCCAGCGCGCGGCCGACCTCGCGCTGACGGGTCGAGAACTCGGTGCCGGGGAGGCCGTCGAGTGGGGCCTGTTCGCCAGAGCCGTCGACGAGAGCGACCTCGACGACGCCGTTTCGGACGTCGTCGCGGCGCTCAAGCGCTCCTCGCCCGCGTCGCTGGAGACGACGAAGACGTGGCTCAACGCGTCGCTGCGCTTTGCGGGCGAGGACGAGGCGATGCGAAACGGTCTCGGCTACCTCTTCTCGGGACCCGACGCCCGCGAGGGGGCGCGCTCGTTCCTCGAAAACCGAGACCCCGATTTCGTCGCATGA
- a CDS encoding DUF7535 family protein, with amino-acid sequence MSSDDETPGLMTKAYRTVTPGYKSHPDTEMNVIGLTYALLLVILIVPLLPFMVIVWLLTRVFDRIERRRGSDETETDV; translated from the coding sequence ATGAGTTCCGACGACGAGACGCCAGGGCTGATGACGAAAGCCTATCGGACAGTGACGCCGGGATACAAGAGTCACCCCGACACCGAGATGAACGTTATCGGTCTGACGTACGCGCTGCTTTTGGTGATTCTCATCGTCCCGCTCCTGCCGTTCATGGTGATCGTCTGGCTTCTCACGCGCGTGTTCGATCGAATCGAGCGACGCCGGGGGAGTGACGAGACGGAGACGGACGTGTAG
- a CDS encoding LLM class flavin-dependent oxidoreductase, which produces MTTSLGLLLPDVSAESPASVAERAEELGYDAVWVSELWGTDAFVQLGELAMRTETVDLGTAIVNVFSRSPAVVAMAAASVDRLAPGRVTLGVGASTPKAIEDLHGIEYDRPVRRVHETVELVKAYLSDADTVDYDGDIFEVADFPGLDADVPVYNAALGPANRRATGRVCDGWIPHNIPFEGLSEAFEVVADAAREIGRDPENIAVAPYVPAAVAADETEAYDAVRGHLAYYVGSGEGYRRAVATEFPDEADQVAKAWRSGDRAAASDAVTDEMVDALGVAGTPDAARKRLETILDLDVLDRPMLTVPRQADDDLTLRTIEALAPANR; this is translated from the coding sequence GTGACGACTTCTCTCGGCCTCTTGCTCCCGGACGTCTCCGCGGAGTCGCCGGCGTCGGTCGCCGAGCGTGCGGAGGAGCTCGGCTACGACGCCGTCTGGGTGAGCGAACTCTGGGGTACTGACGCGTTCGTCCAACTCGGCGAACTCGCGATGCGGACCGAGACGGTCGACCTCGGCACCGCCATCGTCAACGTGTTCTCGCGCTCGCCCGCCGTCGTCGCCATGGCCGCGGCGTCGGTCGACCGCCTCGCGCCGGGGAGAGTGACGCTCGGCGTCGGTGCGAGCACGCCGAAAGCGATCGAAGACCTCCACGGCATCGAGTACGACCGACCGGTCCGCCGCGTCCACGAGACGGTCGAACTCGTGAAGGCGTATCTGAGCGACGCCGACACCGTCGACTACGACGGAGACATCTTCGAGGTGGCGGACTTCCCCGGCCTCGACGCCGACGTGCCGGTGTACAACGCGGCGCTCGGCCCCGCCAACAGGCGCGCGACCGGCCGCGTCTGCGACGGCTGGATTCCGCACAACATCCCCTTCGAGGGGCTCTCGGAGGCGTTCGAGGTCGTCGCCGACGCGGCCCGGGAGATCGGGAGAGACCCCGAAAACATCGCCGTCGCCCCGTACGTCCCAGCGGCGGTCGCGGCCGACGAGACGGAAGCGTACGACGCCGTCCGCGGCCACCTCGCCTACTACGTCGGCAGCGGCGAGGGCTATCGGCGAGCGGTCGCCACCGAATTCCCCGACGAGGCCGACCAGGTGGCGAAAGCGTGGCGCAGCGGCGACCGCGCGGCCGCCAGCGACGCCGTCACCGACGAGATGGTCGATGCGCTCGGCGTCGCCGGAACCCCCGACGCGGCCCGAAAGCGATTGGAGACGATCCTCGACCTCGACGTGCTCGACCGGCCGATGCTGACCGTGCCGAGACAGGCCGACGACGACCTGACGTTGCGCACGATAGAAGCGCTGGCTCCCGCGAACCGGTAA
- a CDS encoding NADPH:quinone reductase, whose product MRAIRYHEHGGPGVLRVDEVEKPIPGEGEIRVELKAAGVNPVDTYLRDGSYQPFTLPMVPGVDFAGVVDEVSAGVDGFDVGDRVFGTGLGNDRYGSTAEYVTAPTDRVAHLSDGVSFVEAGAAGVAAVTAWRAVVDHAALEPAEYCLIHGGSGGVGHAAVQIAAASGSRVVTTASERYHDNLLNLGARTVLDYRRDDLQSAVVEATEGGPSVVVDHMLERYLQFDCDVAAPYARIVLFRNRHLEAGFTNVPAAGGKELQFHLMSMYNAPRLADPLERVDRLLADGLLRVEVAGEYGFDEVAEAHRRVREESFLGKLVVVP is encoded by the coding sequence ATGCGTGCGATACGGTACCACGAACACGGCGGCCCGGGCGTGCTCCGCGTCGACGAGGTGGAGAAGCCGATTCCGGGCGAGGGCGAGATTCGAGTCGAACTGAAGGCCGCGGGCGTCAATCCCGTCGACACGTACCTCCGAGACGGGTCGTACCAACCGTTCACGCTCCCGATGGTCCCCGGCGTCGACTTCGCGGGCGTCGTCGACGAGGTGAGCGCAGGAGTCGACGGCTTCGACGTCGGCGACCGGGTGTTCGGCACCGGCCTCGGAAACGACCGCTACGGTAGCACAGCGGAGTACGTCACCGCGCCCACGGACAGAGTTGCACACCTCTCGGACGGCGTGTCGTTCGTGGAGGCGGGCGCGGCGGGCGTCGCCGCCGTCACCGCGTGGCGCGCCGTCGTCGACCACGCGGCGCTCGAACCGGCCGAGTACTGCCTCATCCACGGCGGCAGCGGCGGCGTCGGCCACGCCGCGGTGCAGATCGCCGCCGCGTCGGGTTCGCGGGTCGTCACGACGGCGAGCGAGCGGTACCACGACAACCTTCTGAACCTGGGCGCGCGGACGGTACTCGACTACCGGCGCGACGACCTCCAGTCGGCGGTCGTCGAAGCGACGGAGGGCGGCCCGAGCGTCGTCGTCGACCACATGCTCGAACGCTACCTCCAGTTCGACTGTGACGTCGCCGCGCCGTACGCCCGCATCGTCCTCTTCCGCAACCGGCATCTGGAAGCCGGGTTCACGAACGTCCCCGCCGCTGGGGGAAAGGAACTGCAGTTCCACCTGATGAGCATGTACAACGCGCCGCGACTCGCCGACCCGCTGGAACGGGTCGACCGCCTGCTCGCGGACGGCCTCCTGCGCGTCGAAGTCGCTGGCGAGTACGGCTTCGACGAGGTAGCGGAGGCGCATCGGCGGGTCCGTGAAGAGAGCTTCCTCGGGAAACTCGTCGTGGTTCCCTGA